The following proteins are encoded in a genomic region of Hydra vulgaris chromosome 05, alternate assembly HydraT2T_AEP:
- the LOC136080000 gene encoding E3 SUMO-protein ligase ZBED1-like, giving the protein MVECFLEQQQVVCTVLAEDRKKWHLMPKDSDITVLETVKAVLKPLSPFTDALSGEKHTTLFSVLPLLWKIFECLSHEQSDSALAQEMKEKIHEYLQHRYDDLQLRFLLNTATCLDPRFKNSFVSLKDDVKQSLLDELKKMGNEKEGIASRVSRGLSSKEVRPSKKSKNDLKFLLSTIQGEKKEKGEPSSSSHAPLSASDEINGEFLVYDQMPEVSAEDDPLIWWKTNMGTLPQLSEFARKYLCIAASSCSSERVFSTAGYIVSPRRSRLSQEHVDMLVFLSENLEMAKKVT; this is encoded by the coding sequence ATGGTGGAATGTTTCTTGGAGCAGCAGCAGGTTGTCTGTACTGTCCTGGCTGAAGACAGGAAAAAATGGCATCTGATGCCAAAAGACTCAGATATTACAGTTTTAGAAACTGTTAAAGCAGTTCTTAAGCCACTCAGTCCCTTTACTGATGCACTTAGCGGGGAAAAACATACCACCCTGTTTTCAGTCTTGCCGTTACTCTGGAAGATATTTGAGTGTCTCAGTCATGAACAAAGTGACTCTGCATTAGCCCAAGAGATGAAGGAAAAGATACACGAGTATCTTCAGCATCGCTATGATGACCTGCAGCTACGGTTTCTTTTGAACACTGCAACCTGCCTTGATCCACGATTTAAGAACAGCTTTGTCTCTCTAAAGGATGATGTGAAGCAAAGTCTCCTGGATGAGCTGAAAAAAATGGGCAATGAAAAAGAAGGAATTGCATCTCGGGTGTCTAGAGGATTGTCAAGTAAAGAAGTCAGGCCatcaaaaaaatccaaaaatgacCTAAAGTTTCTGCTTTCCACCATACAAGgggaaaagaaagaaaaaggagAGCCATCATCCTCAAGCCATGCACCTCTTTCTGCAAGTGACGAGATAAATGGTGAATTCTTGGTGTACGATCAGATGCCTGAGGTCAGTGCTGAGGATGATCCACTTATCTGGTGGAAAACAAATATGGGTACTCTACCTCAACTATCAGAGTTTGCCAGGAAGTACCTTTGCATTGCTGCCTCTAGCTGTTCATCTGAAAGAGTGTTCAGTACTGCAGGGTACATTGTTAGCCCAAGACGCTCAAGACTGAGTCAGGAACATGTTGATATGTTAGTGTTTCTATCTGAAAATCTGGAAATGGCAAAGAAAGTAACTTAA